From a single Candidatus Lernaella stagnicola genomic region:
- a CDS encoding DNA gyrase/topoisomerase IV subunit A produces MAKRKRGTKKKNAQEELPLASGAKAKNLTLEHTYRDYFLQYASYVITDRAIPDVADGFKPVQRRLMYAMWRMDDGRYNKVANIIGHTMQFHPHGDASIGAALVGMGQHNLLIDTQGNWGDPVTGDSAAAARYIEARLTKFAKDVLFAPHLTEYKKSYDGRNKEPISLPARFPVLLVTGAEGIAVGLSTRLLPHNFIEVLEALKAYLRKEPFELLPDFPTGGSADVSNYQDGRPGSRVKVRAKIEIGKGKTVVIKEIPYGTTTTSLIDSILAAADKGKIKLAKVEDNTAAEVDIQATFQRGVDLDQAIDQLYAFTDCEVSHSPNGMVIVNGRPESMGAMEIIAHAAEQTRELLRSDLQYQLDQLETKWHHKSLVQIFVENRIYLRIEKAETWEAVLDNIRTGLEPFKKVLRREVNEDDLVMLTEVKMRRISAWDAERARDELLAIDKDIKKVKRHLRSITQYTIDWFDYLQETYGEGRERKTVIEDFDTIKAVEVVARTEKLYVDREGGFIGTGLKNAEDLGACSSLDDVLVMLQNGTMQVVKVGDKVFVGENIIHVQLFTLEDREAVFNLIYEDILSGKAWVKRFTVGGVTRERPYNIAGNAKKPKVLFCVPGDRILVYVKLRKKPRIRTDHYYDLSEVLVKGRGAGGNIISKHKISSVREISAQVFENRTNGDNGNNGE; encoded by the coding sequence CGGCTTCAAGCCCGTGCAACGCCGGCTGATGTACGCCATGTGGCGGATGGACGATGGTCGCTACAACAAGGTGGCGAACATCATCGGACATACGATGCAGTTCCATCCCCACGGTGATGCGTCGATCGGCGCGGCGCTGGTCGGCATGGGGCAGCACAACCTGCTGATCGACACGCAGGGAAACTGGGGCGACCCTGTCACGGGCGACTCCGCCGCGGCGGCGCGCTATATCGAGGCGCGGCTGACAAAGTTCGCTAAGGACGTATTGTTCGCGCCGCATCTCACGGAATACAAGAAGTCCTACGACGGACGCAACAAAGAGCCGATCAGCCTCCCCGCGCGTTTTCCGGTCCTGCTGGTCACCGGCGCCGAAGGTATCGCGGTTGGCCTTTCCACGCGCCTGCTGCCGCACAATTTCATCGAAGTGCTCGAAGCACTCAAAGCCTACTTGCGCAAAGAGCCTTTCGAATTGCTGCCCGATTTTCCGACCGGCGGCTCGGCGGACGTGTCCAACTACCAAGACGGCCGGCCGGGAAGCCGCGTGAAGGTGCGGGCAAAGATCGAAATCGGTAAGGGCAAAACGGTCGTCATCAAAGAGATTCCGTACGGGACTACGACCACATCGCTGATCGATTCGATTTTGGCCGCCGCCGACAAGGGGAAAATCAAACTGGCCAAGGTGGAAGACAACACGGCGGCGGAGGTCGACATCCAGGCGACTTTCCAGCGTGGCGTCGACCTGGACCAGGCCATCGACCAGCTTTACGCCTTCACCGATTGCGAAGTCAGCCACAGCCCGAACGGCATGGTAATCGTCAACGGGCGACCGGAGTCGATGGGCGCCATGGAGATAATCGCTCACGCGGCCGAACAGACGCGGGAATTGCTCCGGAGCGACCTACAGTACCAATTGGATCAATTGGAGACGAAATGGCACCACAAGAGCCTGGTGCAGATATTCGTCGAAAACCGGATTTATTTGCGCATCGAGAAGGCCGAAACGTGGGAAGCGGTGCTCGATAATATTCGAACGGGCCTGGAACCCTTCAAGAAGGTACTCCGGCGGGAAGTCAATGAAGATGACCTCGTAATGCTCACCGAGGTGAAGATGCGCCGCATCAGCGCCTGGGACGCCGAACGGGCGCGCGACGAACTGCTGGCCATCGACAAGGACATCAAGAAGGTCAAACGTCACCTGCGAAGCATCACGCAGTACACGATCGACTGGTTCGATTACCTGCAGGAAACCTACGGCGAGGGCCGCGAACGCAAGACGGTGATCGAGGATTTCGACACGATCAAGGCGGTCGAGGTCGTGGCGCGCACCGAGAAGCTGTACGTCGATCGCGAAGGCGGCTTCATCGGCACGGGGCTAAAAAACGCCGAGGACCTGGGCGCGTGTTCCAGCTTGGATGACGTGCTGGTGATGCTGCAAAACGGCACGATGCAGGTTGTGAAGGTCGGCGACAAAGTCTTCGTAGGCGAAAACATTATCCACGTTCAGTTATTTACGCTCGAGGACCGCGAGGCGGTGTTCAACCTGATTTATGAAGATATCCTCAGCGGAAAAGCCTGGGTGAAGCGTTTCACAGTCGGCGGCGTAACGCGGGAACGCCCTTACAATATTGCGGGCAATGCGAAAAAGCCGAAGGTCTTGTTCTGCGTGCCGGGCGACCGGATTCTCGTCTACGTGAAGTTGCGTAAAAAACCGCGCATCCGGACCGATCACTACTACGATCTATCGGAAGTGTTGGTCAAAGGACGCGGCGCGGGCGGCAATATTATCAGCAAGCACAAAATCTCCAGCGTGCGGGAAATTTCGGCGCAGGTTTTTGAGAATCGCACAAACGGCGACAACGGCAATAACGGCGAATGA